From Candidatus Cloacimonadota bacterium, one genomic window encodes:
- a CDS encoding phosphate ABC transporter substrate-binding protein gives MKHRHLIIALILLLAISSAFAKPRRLTCSGSTTVLPIAQATAEAFMDKHPDVNISIRGGGSGVGVAALQNGTAQIANSSRTMKAKEISQAKSKGINPTPYAIALDGIAIVVHANNSVANLSIAQIRDIYTGKIKNWKEVGGASLPIVVISRDVASGTFEVFNEKALGGNKVVSSAQLLASNNAVATTVGSTPGGIGYIGLGYLTGQIRTVKVNGVTPTTKTVQDGSYPLSRKLYMYTNGKAKGDVSSYIAFIQSAEGQKIVVEQGFIALK, from the coding sequence ATGAAACATAGACATCTGATCATTGCCCTGATCCTGCTTCTGGCCATATCTTCAGCCTTTGCCAAGCCCCGCAGGCTCACCTGTTCCGGCTCCACCACGGTGCTGCCGATCGCCCAGGCCACCGCGGAAGCCTTTATGGACAAGCATCCGGACGTGAACATCTCCATCCGCGGCGGTGGCTCCGGAGTGGGTGTCGCCGCGCTGCAAAACGGGACCGCGCAGATCGCCAATTCCAGCCGCACCATGAAGGCCAAGGAAATTTCCCAGGCCAAATCCAAAGGCATCAACCCCACCCCTTACGCCATTGCCCTGGACGGCATCGCCATCGTGGTGCATGCCAACAACTCCGTGGCGAATCTCAGCATCGCCCAGATCCGGGACATCTACACCGGCAAGATCAAGAACTGGAAAGAAGTTGGAGGAGCCAGCCTGCCGATCGTGGTGATCTCACGCGACGTGGCTTCCGGCACTTTCGAGGTTTTCAACGAAAAAGCCCTCGGCGGCAACAAGGTGGTTTCCAGCGCGCAACTGCTGGCCTCCAACAACGCCGTGGCCACCACCGTGGGCAGCACTCCGGGCGGGATCGGCTACATAGGCCTGGGCTACCTCACCGGCCAGATCAGAACTGTGAAGGTCAACGGAGTGACCCCCACCACCAAAACCGTTCAGGACGGCTCCTACCCGCTCTCACGCAAACTCTACATGTACACGAACGGCAAGGCGAAAGGTGACGTGAGCAGCTACATCGCCTTCATCCAGTCCGCCGAAGGACAAAAAATCGTGGTGGAGCAGGGTTTCATCGCTCTCAAATAG